The Thamnophis elegans isolate rThaEle1 chromosome 15, rThaEle1.pri, whole genome shotgun sequence genome includes a window with the following:
- the SRM gene encoding spermidine synthase, with amino-acid sequence MEAAAAAGGSVSQEGWFRETCSLWPGQALSLQVEEVLHHQRSPFQEILVFRSKTYGNVLVLDGVIQCTERDEFSYQEMIANLPLCSHPNPRKILIIGGGDGGVLREVVKHPSVESVIQCEIDEDVIQASKKYLPGMAVGYSSPKLTLHVGDGFEFMKQNQEAFDVIITDSSDPMGPAESLFKESYYQLMKTALREDGILCCQGECQWLHLDLIKEMRQFCKSLFPVVEYAYCTIPTYPSGQIGFMLCSKNPNTNFREPIQLLSQEQVEKMSLKYYNSNIHRAAFVLPEFARKALSTV; translated from the exons ATGGAGGCGGCTGCTGCAGCCGGAGGATCCGTCTCGCAGGAGGGCTGGTTCCGCGAGACCTGCAGCCTGTGGCCCGGGCAGGCGCTCTCCCTGCAAGTGGAGGAGGTGCTGCACCACCAGCGCTCGCCCTTCCAGGAGATCCTGGTCTTCCGCAG CAAAACCTACGGGAACGTCCTGGTTCTTGACGGAGTTATCCAGTGCACCGAGAGAGATGAGTTTTCCTACCAGGAAATGATCGCCAACCTCCCGCTCTGCAGCCATCCAAACCCCCGGAAG ATTCTGATTATCGGTGGTGGCGATGGAGGAGTCTTAAGAGAAGTAGTGAAGCATCCTTCGGTTGAGTCGGTAATACAGTGTGAAATTGATGAG GACGTGATCCAGGCCTCTAAGAAATATCTCCCCGGCATGGCCGTGGGCTACTCCAGCCCGAAGCTGACGCTCCACGTTGGGGATGGCTTTGAATTCATGAAGCAGAACCAAGAGGCTTTTGATGTGATCATCACCGATTCCTCGGATCCCATGG GTCCAGCTGAAAGCCTGTTTAAGGAATCCTATTACCAGCTGATGAAAACCGCCCTGAGGGAAGATGGGATTCTCTGTTGCCAAG GGGAATGCCAGTGGTTGCACCTCGATCTCATTAAGGAGATGCGCCAGTTCTGTAAATCCCTCTTTCCAGTGGTCGAGTACGCCTACTGCACCATCCCGACGTACCCCAGCGGCCAGATTGGCTTCATGCTTTGCAGCAAAAATCCA AACACTAACTTCAGGGAACCGATCCAGCTACTTTCTCAGGAACAAGTGGAAAAAATGAGCCTTAAGTATTACAACTCGAACATCCACCGAGCGGCATTCGTCTTGCCAGAGTTTGCACGAAAG